One endosymbiont 'TC1' of Trimyema compressum genomic window, ACAACATTCTAGCTACCCAGAAAAAAATAATATCCCTCCCAGTAACTAAAACACTAGTCGGATAAAACTGTTCTAACTCCTTAGTTTTTTCAGGCCATCCTAATGTTGAAAATGGCCACAATGCTGAACTGAACCAAGTATCTAAAACATCAGGGTCCTGATAAATATTTGTACTATTACATTTCGTACATTTTTCTAAAGATTCTTTTGAGCCCATCATTTCGCCACAATCTTCACAATACCATACAGGTATCCGACGTCCCCACCATAGTTGTCTTGAAATACACCAATCTTTAATATTTTCTAACCAACTTGTATAGACTTTGGTGAAGCGTTCAGTAATAAATTTAGCTTCTCCTTTTTTAACTTCTTCTAAAGCTCTCTTAGCTAAACTGTCCATTTTCACAAACCATTGACTTGAAACCAAAGGCTCAATAATGGTACCACAGCGGTAACATTTACCAACAGCATGGGTGTGAGGTTCAATCGAAATAAGAAATCCTGCTTTTTCTAAATCCTCAACAATTGCTACTCGACATGAATCTCTATCCATACCAAGATACTTCCCAACATCTCCTGTCATATTTCCCTTTTGATCAATAACAACAATTTGAGGTAGGTTATGACGGCCGGCAATTTCAAAGTCATTTGGATCATGGCTTGGCGTAATTTTAACAGCACCAGTACCAAAAGACTTGTCTACATAATCATCAGCAATAATTGGAATTTTTCTATTAATTAAAGGTAAAATAGCAAACTTACCAATATAGTCTTGATAGCGCTCATCATCAGGAGCAACTGCAATAGCTGTATCACCTAGCATGGTTTCTGGTCGTGTAGTAGCAATAGTAATATAGTCTCTAGTACCATCAATTGGATAACGAATATGCCAGAGCGAACTTTCATCATCTTCATGTTCTACTTCAATATCCGAAATCGTTGTTAAGCAACTCGGACACCAGTTAACAATGTACTTCCCTCTATAAATTAAGCCTTTTTCATATAAACGAATAAAAACTTCTTTAACGGCATCTAAACAACCATCATCTAGCGTAAAGCGCTCTCGTTGCCAATCACAGCTACTACCTAATAATCTCAGTTGGCTGGTTATTCTTTTATGGTATAATGCTTTCCAGTTCCAAACTTTTTCAAGAAAAGCTTCTCTACCTAAGTCTTGGCGAGTAAGTCCTTCCGTTTTTTTAAGTTCTTCTTCAACTCTTGCTTGAGTTGCAATACCAGCATGGTCTGTACCTGGTACCCATAATGTATTATAACCTTCCATTCTTTTAAAGCGAATGAGTATATCCTGTAAAGTATTATCCATGGCATGACCTAAATGTAGTTGTCCTGTTACATTTGGGGGTGGCATTACAATACAAAATGGTTCTTTACTTTCATCAACCTCTTGATGAAAGTAACCATTTTTTTCCCACCACGGATACCATTTAGATTCTACTTCTTTTGCATTATATTTAGATGACATTTCACTAGTCACAAATAACCCTCCTTTTTTATAAAAAAAATCTGTCGCCCTCACTAAAAGGGCGACAGATCGCGGTACCACCTTAATTTATTACTCAAAAGCTATAACGGGCTTATCCCGAATGGTTAGTACTCATAATTCCCAACACCAGCTCCTAGGCTACCTTCTTTTCATCTCCTTGGAAAGATTACACCCTACTTTCCTCTCTATAAAGGGAATCTGAAAATACTCCTCCTAATCATAGCTTTTTTCTTTATAATCTCTAGTTTAATACACTTTAAAGATAATGTCAATTTTAAAATAATTAACATTATGACTTATAATGTTTCTCTACATAATCCCTCTGAGCAGGATACATTTCATTTATAA contains:
- a CDS encoding valine--tRNA ligase produces the protein MSSKYNAKEVESKWYPWWEKNGYFHQEVDESKEPFCIVMPPPNVTGQLHLGHAMDNTLQDILIRFKRMEGYNTLWVPGTDHAGIATQARVEEELKKTEGLTRQDLGREAFLEKVWNWKALYHKRITSQLRLLGSSCDWQRERFTLDDGCLDAVKEVFIRLYEKGLIYRGKYIVNWCPSCLTTISDIEVEHEDDESSLWHIRYPIDGTRDYITIATTRPETMLGDTAIAVAPDDERYQDYIGKFAILPLINRKIPIIADDYVDKSFGTGAVKITPSHDPNDFEIAGRHNLPQIVVIDQKGNMTGDVGKYLGMDRDSCRVAIVEDLEKAGFLISIEPHTHAVGKCYRCGTIIEPLVSSQWFVKMDSLAKRALEEVKKGEAKFITERFTKVYTSWLENIKDWCISRQLWWGRRIPVWYCEDCGEMMGSKESLEKCTKCNSTNIYQDPDVLDTWFSSALWPFSTLGWPEKTKELEQFYPTSVLVTGRDIIFFWVARMLFMGLEFMDKVPFKEIFIHGLILDSKGRKMSKSLGNGIDPIEIIENYGADTLRFMLVTGNTPGNDISFQKDRLEGVRNFCNKIWNASRFLMMNLEGCNGEMPNKSLFTLADKWILNEYNETIKKVTHNFDEYELGEGADTIYDFIWNSFCDWYIEIAKNRLYNGTAEEKIVVKWILNKVLIGSMKLLHPFMPFITEEIWQHLPHKGETIMLDSWPTVNEEECFITEKNQMESIMETIRLVRNIRAEINVPLGKKASIYLFVKNENEELAKLAIPYLETMANSEAVTIGFEGDDKPAKAATGITKKFEVYLPLEHLIDMSAERKRLEKELAHLEKEVQRIEKKLNNEGFVKKAPAKVIEGEKEKLAGYREQYNAVKERWEDL